One genomic region from Mangifera indica cultivar Alphonso chromosome 17, CATAS_Mindica_2.1, whole genome shotgun sequence encodes:
- the LOC123201061 gene encoding protein NRT1/ PTR FAMILY 1.2-like, with protein sequence MGTERSSSSDEKKLIMEPLLSDNPNPKGGLRTMPFIIANEAFERVASIGLHSNMIMYLTREYNLETTAATIILFIWSAVTNLMPVLGAFISDSYAGRYRMVGFGSIATLLGMVLLWLTTIIPDAKPPLCDPASSICEPPTASQLLFLYSSLGFMSVGAGGIRSSSLAFGADQLNNREDNLQNAGILQRYFSWYYVAVSVSSMFAVTCIVYIQDKLGWKVGLGVPAALMLLSVLSFFLASSFYVKLKAKTSLLTGLAQVIVASYKNRHMKSPSQATDDNIYHIRKKSMLLLPSEKLSWLNKACIVRDPQQDLTSDGRATNPWSLCTVDQVEELKALIKVIPLWSTGIIIGVTLDQHSFPIQVSTMDRKITSNFEIPPGSFGIFMIITVILWIALYDRIIIPLASKLSGKSTYLSLKKRLGIGLFCSSASMAAWAIVETFRREIAIKEGFSDDPRAVINMSSMWLLPHLVLGGLAMAFNTIGQSQFYYTELPRSMASISSTLLGIGSSTASLVSSFIINVVDKVTRSGGKESWVSANINKGHYDYYYWLLAGLSMANFIYFLVCSKAYGPCEDEGKEKDNTITEEH encoded by the exons ATGGGAACTGAGAGATCGTCTTCTTCAGATGAGAAGAAACTGATTATGGAGCCTCTCTTGAGCGATAATCCGAACCCAAAGGGAGGCCTCAGAACTATGCCTTTCATCATAG CAAACGAGGCATTTGAGAGAGTGGCGAGTATTGGGCTACACTCAAACATGATCATGTATTTGACAAGAGAATATAATTTGGAAACTACTGCAGCAACTATTATACTCTTCATCTGGTCAGCTGTTACTAATCTTATGCCAGTTCTTGGGGCCTTTATTTCAGATTCTTATGCCGGTCGGTACCGGATGGTCGGTTTCGGTTCCATTGCGACTCTCCTG GGGATGGTGCTGTTATGGCTGACAACCATAATTCCAGATGCAAAGCCTCCTCTTTGTGACCCAGCAAGCAGCATTTGTGAACCTCCAACAGCATCCCAGCTTCTGTTTTTGTATTCATCTTTAGGCTTCATGTCTGTTGGAGCAGGTGGGATAAGGTCATCCTCTTTAGCCTTTGGTGCTGATCAGTTGAACAACAGGGAAGACAACTTACAAAATGCAGGCATTTTACAGAGATACTTCAGTTGGTACTACGTTGCAGTCTCGGTTTCATCTATGTTTGCAGTGACTTGTATTGTGTACATTCAAGATAAACTCGGGTGGAAGGTTGGCTTGGGAGTTCCTGCTGCTCTCATGCTCTTATcggttctttctttcttcttggcTTCCTCCTTTTATGTCAAGTTGAAGGCTAAAACAAGCTTGCTCACTGGCCTCGCTCAAGTCATTGTAGCCTCTTACAAAAATCGACATATGAAGTCGCCATCTCAAGCCACGGATGATAATATTTACCACATCAGGAAGAAATCAATGCTTCTATTGCCGAGTGAAAAATTAAG TTGGCTCAACAAAGCTTGCATTGTGAGAGATCCTCAACAAGACTTGACCTCAGATGGAAGAGCCACAAACCCATGGAGTCTTTGCACAGTAGATCAAGTTGAAGAGCTGAAAGCCCTGATCAAAGTAATTCCACTGTGGTCGACGGGAATCATTATCGGTGTTACTCTGGATCAACACTCCTTCCCCATCCAGGTGAGCACAATGGACCGAAAAATCACATCCAACTTTGAAATCCCTCCAGGCTCCTTCGGCATCTTCATGATCATTACTGTAATACTCTGGATTGCTCTCTATGATCGTATCATTATCCCTCTAGCATCTAAACTCAGTGGAAAGTCAACTTATCTTAGCTTAAAAAAGAGACTGGGGATTGGATTGTTCTGCTCTTCTGCATCCATGGCAGCCTGGGCAATTGTGGAGACTTTCCGCCGGGAAATTGCAATCAAGGAAGGATTTTCTGATGACCCACGAGCTGTAATTAACATGTCTTCGATGTGGTTATTGCCTCATCTTGTCCTGGGAGGCTTGGCCATGGCTTTCAACACCATTGGACAGTCTCAATTCTATTACACTGAGCTGCCTAGAAGCATGGCTAGCATCTCCTCCACTCTTCTTGGAATAGGAAGTTCAACAGCAAGCTTGGTGTCGAGTTTCATAATCAATGTTGTCGATAAGGTTACTAGAAGTGGAGGAAAGGAGAGCTGGGTTTCAGCCAATATCAACAAGGGtcattatgattattattattggcTTCTTGCTGGTTTAAGCATGGCTAATTTTATATACTTCCTGGTTTGTAGCAAAGCTTATGGTCCGTGCGAAGATGAAGGCAAAGAAAAGGATAACACGATCACTGAGGAACattga
- the LOC123200134 gene encoding probable beta-1,4-xylosyltransferase IRX9H, with the protein MASIRRALSPIPRPGTLLNGKAISVASPLSKTSSCTQNHPSASSGFLSSLFSSLDPQVSILGVSSPRPSRPLERSKPKGQIWRRAVFHGLICFVVGFFGGLTSSVSVNMSTNLKSKQHAFTFEMVSAVGNFQTYDGPTKNAALLINSESTKSNATIESQGKELRSVYVSNDNPANQSIPQDSALVYRKLLIIVTPTYTRPFQAYYLNRLGHALWMVQPPLLWIVVEMTSQSEETADILRRTGVIYRHLVCKKNLTDVRDRRVYQRNVALSHIENHRLDGIVYFADDDNVYSTDLFEQLREIRRFGTWAVAKLTENGVEAVLEGPICNGTQVIGWHLNEPSRRFRRFHAAMPGFAFNSTILWDPKQWHLPTFEPIRQIDTTNDAFQASTFIEQIVEDESQMEGLLENCSRIMVWLPPSESSISFYPQKWFLKNNLDAIASLA; encoded by the exons ATGGCATCTATTAGAAGAGCCTTGTCTCCAATTCCTAGACCGGGAACTTTATTAAATGGGAAAGCCATTTCAGTTGCTTCACCTTTATCAAAGACCTCATCTTGTACTCAGAATCACCCTTCAGCTTCCAGTGGATTCTTGTCTTCTCTGTTCAGTTCACTGGACCCTCAAGTTTCGATTCTTGGTGTTTCCTCACCCAGACCTTCCAGACCCCTTGAGAGGTCAAAACCAAAGGGGCAAATCTGGAGGAGGGCTGTTTTTCATGGCTTGATTTGTTTTGTGGTTGGGTTTTTTGGTGGACTCACTTCATCTGTTTCTGTGAATATGTCAACGAATCTTAAATCAAAGCAACATGCATTCACCTTTGAGATGGTTTCTGCAGTTGGAAATTTTCAAACATACGATGGTCCAACAAAAAATGCAGCACTGCTGATAAATAGTGAAAGTACCAAGAGTAATGCAACGATAGAATCACAAGGGAAGGAACTGAGATCAGTATATGTATCTAATGATAACCCTGCTAATCAATCAATTCCTCAAGATTCAGCTTTGGTTTATCGAAAGCTTTTGATAATTGTGACCCCCACATACACTCGACCATTTCAAGCTTATTATCTAAACCGTTTGGGACACGCATTATGGATGGTCCAACCTCCTCTGTTGTGGATAGTTGTGGAAATGACCTCCCAATCTGAGGAAACAGCTGACATTCTAAGAAGAACTGGGGTTATTTACAGGCATCTTGTTTGCAAAAAAAATCTAACTGATGTGAGAGATAGAAGAGTCTACCAAAGGAATGTGGCACTATCTCATATTGAAAATCACCGTCTTGATGGCATTGTCTACTTTGCTGATGATGATAATGTATATTCTACTGATCTTTTTGAGCAACTGAGAGAGATCAG GCGTTTTGGAACATGGGCAGTGGCCAAACTAACAGAAAACGGAGTCGAAGCTGTCTTGGAGGGGCCTATTTGTAATGGAACTCAAGTCATCGGATGGCATCTAAATGAACCAAGTAGGAGGTTTCGGAGATTCCATGCTGCAATGCCAGGGTTTGCCTTCAATAGCACTATTCTCTGGGATCCAAAGCAATGGCACCTACCTACCTTTGAACCTATTCGGCAGATTGATACAACTAACGATGCGTTTCAA GCAAGTACATTTATTGAACAAATTGTGGAAGATGAAAGCCAAATGGAGGGCTTGCTGGAGAACTGCTCCAGAATCATGGTTTGGCTTCCACCTTCTGAGTCATCGATCTCGTTCTATCCTCAGAAATGGTTCTTGAAGAACAATCTTGATGCCATTGCCTCGCTTGCATGA
- the LOC123199994 gene encoding E3 ubiquitin-protein ligase PUB23: MKTHQHHPKLKTQPCPLFSCGFFRHCTQSVLSPTNSQSPPLPLTPQQTPRPPLPPPPPQPPLSTHPPESSSSSSSTSQSFTQWKFPFPLPTSPIHPQSQPDPEPLSNPKPIYLPPKPLPPPIPYTSLQELFHLAELQLTTGSQSDQLAALYLLERSLVPNPPSDHACQPELMRGVVANLKNKAGAKPATKVLLALCLAESNRHVAVEAGAVGAVIEVVAELDSAAGERALAALELMCTVAEGAAEVRAHALSVPVMVTMMGQMAGRGKEYAISVIAVIYGGGDQIVLAAPPEEVARAVALALQGDCTARGRRKGTQLLKALNEYGGLDGNEEEHQQL; this comes from the coding sequence ATGAAAACTCACCAACATCATCCTAAACTCAAAACCCAGCCATGTCCACTCTTCTCTTGTGGCTTCTTTCGTCACTGCACTCAATCTGTACTCAGTCCCACCAACTCTCAATCCCCTCCTCTTCCACTCACTCCTCAACAAACACCTCGTCCACCGCTGCCACCACCGCCCCCGCAACCACCATTATCAACCCATCCACCTGAatcttcctcctcttcttcctccACCTCCCAAAGCTTTACTCAGTGGAAATTCCCTTTCCCTCTCCCAACTTCACCTATCCACCCACAATCCCAGCCCGACCCGGAACCCCTATCCAACCCCAAACCCATCTACCTCCCGCCTAAACCATTGCCACCTCCAATCCCATACACTAGCCTCCAAGAACTTTTTCACTTAGCAGAGCTCCAACTCACTACTGGGTCTCAGTCAGATCAGCTCGCCGCGCTTTATCTTCTGGAACGTTCCCTGGTACCGAACCCGCCATCCGACCATGCGTGCCAGCCCGAGTTGATGCGCGGGGTCGTTGctaatttgaaaaacaaagcaGGGGCAAAACCGgcaactaaagttttattagcGCTTTGTCTTGCGGAGAGCAATCGCCACGTGGCAGTGGAGGCAGGAGCGGTTGGCGCGGTGATAGAAGTGGTGGCGGAGCTGGACAGTGCGGCGGGGGAGAGAGCTTTGGCTGCGCTGGAGCTCATGTGCACGGTGGCGGAGGGCGCAGCGGAGGTGAGAGCTCACGCTCTCTCCGTGCCGGTGATGGTGACAATGATGGGACAAATGGCCGGAAGGGGGAAGGAGTACGCGATAAGTGTGATCGCTGTGATTTATGGCGGAGGAGATCAAATCGTGTTGGCGGCGCCGCCGGAGGAAGTGGCGCGGGCTGTGGCTCTGGCCTTGCAAGGTGATTGCACCGCTAGAGGAAGGAGAAAAGGGACCCAGCTACTGAAGGCGCTCAATGAGTATGGTGGACTCGATGGGAACGAGGAAGAACATCAACAGCTGTGA